The Microbacterium sp. Nx66 genome contains a region encoding:
- the mmsA gene encoding multiple monosaccharide ABC transporter ATP-binding protein — protein MNGHIEGDRTSRGRSVSTTATLPTVSGPILEMRRITKEFPGVKALADVSITVRAGEIHAICGENGAGKSTLMKVLSGVYPYGTYDGEILLYGQEQRFKDIAASEQAGIVIIHQELALIPELSVTENIFLGNEIRRFGRIDWQAQKERTIELLARVGLDEDPDVPVKTLGVGKQQLIEIAKALNKDVKLLILDEPTAALNENDSQHLLDLILGLKAKGIASIMISHKLNEIEQIADEITIIRDGRTVETLDISRGEINEDRIIRGMVGRSLESRYPDRTPEIGEVFFEVKDWWVQHPTVPERMVVKGSSINVRRGEVVGIAGLMGAGRTELAMSIFGRSYGTFLSGTIVKDGQEIELPDVAAAIKHGLAYVSEDRKVLGLNLLDTIKRSIVAAKLSKIAHHGVVDSREEFSVSERYRKALRIKTPSVEEGVGKLSGGNQQKVVLAKWMFTDPDLLILDEPTRGIDVGAKYEIYAIINELAAQGKGVIVISSELPELLGISDRIYTVFEGRVTDCIPADQATPEDLMRSMTSATQKATA, from the coding sequence GTGAACGGTCACATCGAAGGTGACCGCACGTCGCGAGGAAGATCCGTGAGCACCACAGCAACGTTGCCGACCGTGTCAGGCCCGATCCTGGAGATGCGCCGCATCACCAAGGAGTTCCCGGGAGTCAAGGCGCTCGCCGACGTCTCGATCACCGTCCGCGCCGGTGAGATCCATGCGATCTGCGGCGAGAACGGCGCCGGGAAGTCGACGCTGATGAAGGTCCTCTCGGGGGTGTACCCCTACGGGACCTACGACGGCGAGATCCTCCTGTACGGCCAGGAGCAGCGCTTCAAGGACATCGCTGCCAGCGAGCAGGCCGGCATCGTCATCATCCACCAGGAGCTCGCGCTCATCCCGGAGCTCTCGGTCACCGAGAACATCTTCCTCGGCAACGAGATCCGCCGCTTCGGGCGCATCGACTGGCAGGCGCAGAAGGAGCGCACGATCGAGCTCCTCGCCCGCGTGGGGCTGGATGAGGACCCTGACGTCCCGGTCAAGACGCTCGGCGTCGGCAAGCAGCAGCTCATCGAGATCGCCAAGGCGCTGAACAAGGACGTCAAGCTGCTCATCCTCGACGAGCCGACCGCGGCGCTCAACGAGAACGACTCGCAGCACCTCCTCGACCTGATCCTCGGGCTCAAGGCCAAGGGCATCGCGTCGATCATGATCAGTCACAAGCTCAACGAGATCGAGCAGATCGCCGACGAGATCACGATCATCCGCGATGGCCGTACGGTCGAGACGCTCGACATCTCCCGCGGCGAGATCAACGAGGACCGCATCATCCGCGGCATGGTCGGCCGGTCGCTGGAGAGTCGCTACCCGGATCGCACGCCGGAGATCGGCGAGGTGTTCTTCGAGGTCAAGGACTGGTGGGTCCAGCATCCGACCGTGCCGGAGCGCATGGTCGTGAAGGGGTCGAGCATCAACGTCCGTCGTGGCGAGGTCGTCGGCATCGCCGGGCTCATGGGGGCCGGCCGTACCGAGCTGGCGATGAGCATCTTCGGCCGCTCCTACGGCACGTTCCTCTCCGGCACGATCGTGAAGGACGGACAGGAGATCGAGCTCCCCGACGTCGCCGCCGCCATCAAGCACGGGCTCGCCTACGTGAGCGAGGACCGCAAGGTGCTGGGCCTCAACCTCCTCGACACCATCAAGCGGTCCATCGTCGCGGCGAAGCTCTCCAAGATCGCGCACCACGGCGTCGTCGACTCCCGCGAGGAGTTCTCGGTGTCGGAGCGGTACCGCAAGGCGCTGCGCATCAAGACGCCGTCGGTGGAGGAGGGCGTCGGCAAGCTGTCCGGCGGCAACCAGCAGAAGGTCGTCCTGGCGAAGTGGATGTTCACCGACCCCGACCTGCTGATCCTCGACGAGCCCACCCGCGGCATCGACGTCGGCGCCAAGTACGAGATCTACGCGATCATCAACGAGCTCGCCGCGCAGGGCAAGGGCGTGATCGTCATCTCCAGCGAGCTGCCCGAGCTGCTCGGCATCTCCGACCGCATCTACACCGTGTTCGAAGGCCGGGTCACCGACTGCATCCCGGCCGACCAGGCGACCCCCGAAGACCTCATGCGCAGCATGACCTCCGCGACCCAGAAAGCAACCGCATGA
- a CDS encoding LacI family DNA-binding transcriptional regulator: MSTSSERARMPSIRDVARLAGVSHQTVSRVLNDHPSIRPETKAKVLDAIAVLDYRPNLAARALVTSKSNMLGILSATIGEFGPTSSIAGIEDAAREEGYSVSTLNLPATTPEAIGNAVRQLEREQVDGIVVLAPQVRVFHVLRGMNVTMPFVTLQTASGSDGVSLSADQVAGAKAATEHLIALGHSDILHLAGPQDWIEAESRMRGYLDALRDADLSTFPPIRGDWTADFGYFAGKELSLRRDFTAVFAANDLMAIGLLHGFRDAGLRVPHDVSVIGFDDIPVAAHVAPTLSTVHQDFPELGRRAVRILLAEIRGEKPPAFGPLQTLLRARESAASR; this comes from the coding sequence ATGTCCACCTCCTCCGAGCGTGCCCGCATGCCCAGCATCCGCGACGTCGCCCGCCTCGCCGGCGTCTCCCACCAGACGGTGTCCCGGGTGCTCAACGATCACCCCAGCATCCGCCCGGAGACCAAGGCGAAGGTCCTCGACGCGATCGCCGTCCTCGACTACCGCCCCAACCTCGCCGCCCGCGCGCTCGTGACGAGCAAGTCGAACATGCTCGGCATCCTCTCCGCGACGATCGGCGAGTTCGGACCGACGTCGTCCATCGCCGGCATCGAAGACGCGGCGCGGGAGGAGGGGTACTCCGTCTCCACGCTCAATCTCCCCGCGACCACGCCGGAGGCGATCGGCAACGCCGTGCGCCAGCTCGAGCGCGAGCAGGTCGACGGCATCGTGGTGCTCGCGCCGCAGGTGCGCGTCTTCCATGTCCTGCGCGGCATGAACGTCACGATGCCGTTCGTGACCCTGCAGACGGCCTCGGGATCGGACGGCGTGAGCCTCTCGGCTGACCAGGTGGCGGGGGCGAAGGCGGCCACGGAGCACCTGATCGCTCTGGGCCACAGCGACATCCTCCATCTCGCCGGCCCGCAGGACTGGATCGAGGCCGAGTCCCGGATGCGCGGGTACCTCGATGCGCTCCGCGACGCCGACCTTTCCACGTTCCCACCGATCCGCGGCGACTGGACGGCCGACTTCGGCTACTTCGCCGGCAAGGAACTCTCGCTGCGGCGCGACTTCACGGCGGTGTTCGCGGCGAACGACCTCATGGCGATCGGGCTGCTCCACGGCTTCCGCGACGCCGGGCTGCGCGTGCCGCACGACGTGAGCGTGATCGGCTTCGACGACATCCCGGTCGCGGCGCACGTGGCGCCGACGCTCAGCACGGTGCATCAGGACTTCCCCGAGCTCGGCCGACGCGCCGTGCGCATCCTCCTCGCCGAGATCCGCGGTGAGAAGCCCCCCGCGTTCGGCCCTCTGCAGACCCTTCTGCGGGCGCGCGAATCCGCTGCATCACGGTAG
- a CDS encoding amidohydrolase family protein produces MDTLVRGGRVIDPMTETDRTADLLIADGRVRAIGRDLAAPVGADVIEADGAIVGPGFVDLHSHVHSIAGQRLQAMDGVTTALDLEAGLMPIAEAFARAAADGRPLNYGFSASWAQARALAHLGRVPVADFTASMDLLGLSEWQRSSSPVERRRWLRLLEDELSAGALGIGVLMGYAPRSDPDEYLALARIAAAAHAPTFTHVRELIEADPRTPIDGSEELVRAAAETGAAMHHCHVNSTSLRHVDRVLALLDRSRAAGSRVTVEAYPYGAGSTAIGAFFLAPEKLPGLGITPQSLLLVETGERIADETRLRELRASDPGATCIVTFLDEADPFDRAHLHRALAYPDAIVASDAMPVSWTQPDGSSVYEQRDWPLPPGGHTHPRTAGTFLKSLRLMVRESGEWSWLEAFRRCSTLPARVLDEVASGMRRKGHLGVGADADLVILDPDAVTDRASYADPTRPSRGVRHLLVHGTAVVRDGDIVPDALPGRAVRGDA; encoded by the coding sequence GTGGACACCCTGGTACGCGGCGGGCGCGTGATCGACCCGATGACCGAGACGGACCGGACCGCCGACCTGCTGATCGCCGACGGGCGGGTGCGGGCCATCGGGCGGGATCTCGCCGCGCCCGTCGGTGCCGACGTGATCGAGGCGGACGGGGCGATCGTCGGTCCCGGCTTCGTCGACCTGCACAGCCACGTGCACTCGATCGCCGGTCAGCGGCTCCAGGCGATGGACGGCGTGACCACCGCACTCGACCTCGAGGCCGGGCTCATGCCGATCGCGGAGGCCTTCGCGCGCGCCGCCGCGGACGGACGCCCCCTGAACTACGGGTTCTCCGCCTCCTGGGCGCAGGCCCGCGCCCTCGCTCACCTCGGCCGCGTGCCCGTCGCCGACTTCACCGCGTCGATGGACCTACTCGGCCTCAGCGAGTGGCAGCGGTCCTCCTCCCCCGTCGAGCGTCGCCGCTGGCTGCGCCTCCTGGAGGACGAGCTGTCCGCCGGAGCTCTCGGCATCGGCGTGCTGATGGGCTACGCCCCGCGATCCGACCCGGACGAGTACCTGGCCCTCGCCCGGATCGCCGCCGCCGCACACGCCCCGACCTTCACCCACGTCCGCGAACTGATCGAGGCCGATCCGCGGACCCCGATCGACGGGTCGGAGGAACTCGTCCGGGCTGCGGCCGAGACCGGCGCCGCCATGCACCACTGCCACGTGAACAGCACCTCGCTCCGCCACGTCGACCGGGTGCTCGCGCTCCTCGACCGCAGTCGGGCCGCCGGCTCCCGGGTGACCGTCGAGGCCTATCCGTACGGCGCGGGGAGCACAGCCATCGGGGCTTTCTTCCTCGCGCCGGAGAAGCTCCCCGGCCTCGGCATCACGCCGCAGTCGCTCCTCCTCGTGGAGACGGGCGAGCGGATCGCCGACGAGACCCGGCTGCGCGAGCTCCGCGCCTCCGATCCCGGCGCCACCTGCATCGTCACCTTCCTCGACGAGGCCGACCCCTTCGACCGCGCCCACCTCCACCGCGCGCTGGCCTACCCGGACGCGATCGTCGCGAGCGACGCCATGCCGGTGTCGTGGACGCAGCCCGACGGCTCCTCCGTGTACGAGCAGCGGGACTGGCCACTCCCGCCCGGTGGGCACACGCATCCGCGCACCGCCGGCACGTTCCTCAAGTCGCTGCGCCTGATGGTGCGGGAAAGCGGGGAGTGGAGCTGGCTGGAGGCCTTCCGCCGCTGCTCCACCCTCCCCGCCCGCGTGCTGGACGAGGTCGCCTCCGGGATGCGACGGAAGGGCCACCTGGGCGTGGGCGCCGACGCCGACCTGGTGATCCTCGACCCGGACGCCGTGACCGATCGCGCCAGCTACGCCGACCCGACCCGCCCATCCCGGGGCGTCCGGCACCTGCTCGTGCACGGCACGGCGGTGGTGCGGGACGGCGACATCGTGCCCGATGCCCTGCCGGGACGTGCCGTGCGCGGCGACGCCTGA
- a CDS encoding serine hydrolase domain-containing protein has product MSELNEIGSWVRENLPALLADAHVPAASVAVLSDGEVVTAAAGILNRNTGVEADEDSVFQVGSITKTWTATLIMQLVDEGLLDLDAPVRDVVPAFAIADEAAASAITPRQLLSHVSGFEGDLFNDTGVGDDAVEKYLATITDAPQLFAPGERFSYNNAAFVVLGRIVEVLRGTSFDQALRTHLATPLGLTHLATSAAEAIMFRAALGHLPSEDGDEPVPAPVWSLVRSNAPAGSMLAMTARDLVTYARMHLDGGVAADGTRVLSTVSVQAMQERQVELPDLGLMGDAWGLGWELFDWEGGPVIGHDGGTIGQNAFLRMVPGSGVAVAVLTNGGHAVDVYHAITSRVLAALAGVRMPALPSLPHSPVEVDLDRILGTYSSSVSDSTVRVDDDGRVWLERTMKGIFAELGPAPEPVELVGWAGDTLLPREAQNGIRMPHAFVGDDGTGRALYLHTGRADRRVDA; this is encoded by the coding sequence GTGTCCGAACTGAACGAAATCGGCAGCTGGGTGCGGGAGAACCTGCCCGCGCTGCTCGCCGACGCGCACGTCCCCGCGGCATCCGTCGCGGTCCTGTCCGACGGCGAGGTCGTCACCGCCGCCGCCGGCATCCTGAACCGCAACACCGGAGTCGAAGCCGACGAGGACTCGGTCTTCCAGGTCGGGTCCATCACCAAGACCTGGACGGCGACGCTCATCATGCAGCTCGTCGACGAGGGTCTGCTGGACCTCGATGCGCCGGTGCGCGACGTCGTCCCGGCGTTCGCGATCGCCGACGAGGCGGCGGCGAGCGCCATCACCCCGCGCCAGCTCCTCAGCCACGTGAGCGGATTCGAGGGCGACCTGTTCAACGACACCGGGGTGGGCGACGACGCCGTGGAGAAGTACCTCGCCACGATCACGGATGCCCCGCAGCTGTTCGCACCCGGCGAGCGCTTCTCGTACAACAACGCCGCCTTCGTGGTGCTCGGCCGGATCGTCGAGGTGCTGCGCGGGACGTCCTTCGACCAGGCGTTGCGCACGCATCTGGCGACACCGCTCGGGCTCACCCATCTCGCCACCTCCGCGGCGGAGGCGATCATGTTCCGCGCCGCACTCGGTCATCTCCCGTCCGAGGACGGCGACGAACCTGTCCCGGCACCCGTGTGGAGTCTCGTGCGCTCCAACGCCCCTGCCGGATCGATGCTCGCGATGACGGCGCGCGACCTCGTGACGTACGCCCGGATGCATCTGGACGGCGGCGTCGCCGCGGACGGCACCCGTGTGCTCTCGACGGTGAGCGTGCAGGCCATGCAGGAACGTCAGGTCGAGCTGCCGGACCTCGGGCTGATGGGCGACGCCTGGGGCCTCGGCTGGGAGCTCTTCGACTGGGAAGGCGGGCCCGTCATCGGCCACGACGGCGGCACGATCGGCCAGAACGCATTCCTCCGCATGGTGCCGGGCTCGGGTGTCGCCGTCGCCGTGCTCACCAACGGCGGACACGCCGTCGACGTCTACCACGCGATCACCTCGCGGGTCCTCGCCGCCCTCGCCGGCGTGCGCATGCCGGCGCTGCCCTCCCTCCCGCACTCCCCCGTGGAGGTCGACCTCGACCGGATCCTCGGGACCTATTCGTCCTCGGTGTCCGACTCGACCGTACGCGTCGACGACGACGGTCGCGTGTGGCTCGAGCGCACCATGAAGGGCATCTTCGCGGAGCTGGGTCCGGCCCCCGAACCGGTGGAGCTCGTCGGCTGGGCGGGTGACACCCTCCTCCCCCGCGAGGCGCAGAACGGCATCCGCATGCCGCACGCCTTCGTGGGCGACGACGGCACGGGTCGCGCACTGTACCTGCACACGGGCCGGGCCGACCGCCGGGTGGACGCATGA
- a CDS encoding serine hydrolase, which produces MTTAATTAPGISEIFADAGAVGFLHAREIGVDGGPEVAIGADEPVVLASVFKILVLTAFVRAVEAGELDGRERTTVTARYRIGGVGTAGFADDTEVSWRDLALNMMSMSDNAATDVLYHRLGAAAVDRVITDLGLHRTHLIGCCEDLFASVVSGLGGTPDSDLDALLSGASADQVLALDALDPQRTTRSTPREVTMLLDSLWSDRAAPAAACRQARDIMARQIWPHRLSSAFPSGVQIAAKTGTLPTWRNEAGVVTYPDGRQYAVAVFTRAASLADRQPRVDASIGAAAYAAVEHLRAATPSRSHDS; this is translated from the coding sequence ATGACGACCGCGGCGACGACAGCTCCCGGCATCTCGGAGATCTTCGCCGATGCCGGCGCCGTCGGCTTCCTGCACGCGCGGGAGATCGGCGTCGACGGCGGACCGGAGGTCGCGATCGGCGCCGACGAGCCGGTCGTGCTCGCATCGGTGTTCAAGATCCTCGTGCTGACGGCGTTCGTCCGTGCGGTCGAGGCGGGCGAGCTCGACGGGCGGGAGCGCACCACCGTCACGGCCCGCTACCGCATCGGCGGTGTCGGCACGGCCGGATTCGCCGACGACACCGAGGTGAGCTGGCGCGACCTCGCTCTGAACATGATGTCGATGAGCGACAACGCCGCCACCGACGTCCTCTACCACCGCCTCGGCGCCGCGGCTGTGGACAGGGTGATCACCGATCTCGGCCTGCACCGCACGCACCTCATCGGCTGCTGCGAGGACCTGTTCGCCTCCGTCGTCTCCGGTCTCGGCGGCACCCCGGACAGCGACCTGGACGCTCTGCTGAGCGGTGCGTCGGCGGACCAGGTGCTCGCCCTCGACGCGCTCGATCCGCAGCGGACCACGCGCTCGACCCCCCGCGAGGTCACGATGCTGCTCGACTCCCTGTGGAGCGACCGCGCCGCCCCCGCGGCGGCCTGCCGGCAGGCGCGCGACATCATGGCCAGACAGATCTGGCCGCACCGACTCTCGTCCGCCTTCCCCTCCGGCGTGCAGATCGCAGCGAAGACGGGGACGCTGCCCACCTGGCGCAACGAGGCCGGGGTGGTGACCTACCCGGACGGTCGGCAGTACGCCGTCGCCGTCTTCACCCGCGCGGCCTCGCTCGCCGATCGGCAGCCGCGCGTCGACGCGTCCATCGGCGCCGCCGCGTACGCCGCCGTCGAGCACCTGCGCGCGGCGACACCGAGCCGGAGCCACGACTCCTGA
- a CDS encoding ABC transporter substrate-binding protein, protein MRSRTPLLALLGATALALTSCAGGAAPGGDAGEGVLADGKTFTSVISTDPGSLDPFVTVMSVARSVDRFLYARLVEVLEDGSIVSGLAEDWESDTTTATFTLRDGVTCEDGTPLTATDVAANITHIGDPANGSPLIGLQVQPGTSAVGDDAAGTVTVTSGRPDSFLLENVGSISIVCGTVIDDPDALAKGEGATGMFTMTEIVPNSQYTLTRRDDFTWGPGDWDPEQKGLPDTVVFRVIPNETTAANLLLSGEVNAALVIGPDSTRMEEAGLFHTDVQTPGGSFTFNQADGRPTADPAVREALMQAVDLEQLRQVIGSGKATVPTGLVTVSPNPCRADTVSGHLPETDVDAAAAALDEAGWTAGSDGVRAKDGEPLTLKMIYSAQLGDAGNAAAELAQSAWKDLGVDISVTAVDSPTLSEVLFSTGDWDISAAPLTVSLPSMLVPFYSGPTPPNGTNFAGIDNPDYTAAVTAASEKAGTDGCDDWSAAEVALFETTSVVPYANILRSTFAHKAEFTEGDGIDPTSIRMFE, encoded by the coding sequence ATGCGTTCCCGTACCCCGCTGCTCGCCCTGCTCGGCGCCACGGCGCTCGCCCTGACATCGTGCGCCGGCGGCGCCGCTCCCGGCGGCGACGCCGGGGAGGGCGTCCTCGCCGACGGCAAGACGTTCACCTCGGTGATCTCGACCGATCCCGGAAGCCTGGATCCGTTCGTGACCGTGATGTCCGTCGCCCGCTCCGTCGACCGCTTCCTTTACGCCCGTCTCGTGGAGGTCCTCGAGGACGGCAGCATCGTGTCGGGTCTCGCCGAGGACTGGGAGTCCGACACCACCACGGCGACCTTCACCCTGCGCGACGGCGTCACCTGCGAGGACGGCACGCCGCTCACCGCGACCGACGTGGCCGCGAACATCACCCACATCGGCGACCCCGCGAACGGCTCTCCCCTCATCGGCCTCCAGGTGCAGCCCGGCACCTCGGCCGTCGGAGACGACGCCGCCGGCACGGTCACCGTCACCAGCGGCCGCCCCGACTCGTTCCTTCTGGAGAACGTGGGCAGCATCTCGATCGTGTGCGGCACCGTGATCGACGACCCGGATGCGCTGGCCAAGGGCGAAGGCGCGACCGGCATGTTCACGATGACGGAGATCGTCCCCAACAGCCAGTACACGCTCACGCGTCGCGACGACTTCACCTGGGGCCCCGGAGACTGGGATCCGGAGCAGAAGGGCCTGCCGGACACCGTGGTCTTCCGGGTGATCCCGAACGAGACGACCGCCGCCAACCTCCTCCTCTCCGGAGAGGTCAACGCGGCCCTGGTGATCGGCCCGGACAGCACGCGCATGGAGGAGGCCGGACTCTTCCACACCGATGTCCAGACGCCCGGCGGCTCCTTCACGTTCAACCAGGCCGACGGCCGACCGACCGCCGACCCGGCCGTCCGCGAGGCGCTCATGCAGGCCGTCGATCTGGAGCAGCTGCGGCAGGTCATCGGCAGCGGCAAGGCCACCGTGCCGACCGGGCTCGTCACGGTCTCGCCCAACCCGTGCCGCGCCGACACCGTCTCCGGGCACCTGCCGGAGACGGACGTCGACGCCGCGGCCGCGGCTCTGGACGAGGCAGGGTGGACCGCCGGCTCCGATGGCGTCCGCGCCAAGGACGGTGAGCCGCTCACGCTGAAGATGATCTACTCCGCGCAGTTGGGCGACGCCGGCAACGCGGCGGCGGAGCTCGCCCAGTCCGCCTGGAAGGACCTCGGAGTCGACATCTCCGTCACCGCGGTCGACTCGCCCACGCTGAGCGAGGTGCTGTTCTCGACGGGCGACTGGGACATCTCCGCCGCCCCGCTGACGGTGTCCCTGCCGAGCATGCTCGTGCCGTTCTACTCCGGGCCCACCCCGCCGAACGGCACGAACTTCGCCGGCATCGACAACCCCGACTACACCGCCGCGGTCACCGCCGCGTCGGAGAAGGCCGGCACCGACGGCTGCGACGACTGGAGCGCGGCCGAGGTCGCCCTCTTCGAGACGACCAGCGTGGTGCCCTATGCGAACATCCTGCGCTCGACCTTCGCCCACAAGGCGGAGTTCACCGAGGGCGACGGCATCGACCCGACGTCGATCCGGATGTTCGAGTAA
- a CDS encoding ABC transporter permease produces MASTTATQAILIRSARSDNPWVSFLVRRGGQFVLAVWVLVTAAFLMIHLVPGDPVRAALGMNAPAELVESRRAALGLDQPLLVQYVRYIGGLFTGDMGTSMITSQPVSELIATRLPATLQLALLAVVLVLLISVPLGVTMAVATRGGRRRGLELGFATVTVILAAIPEFLLAVGLVYVFAVSLGWFPVAGNTAPFALVLPVLALAIGPIAVFSRIIRVEVLSVLGQDFIRTARAKRLAPRRIYSRHAVPNAMTATLTLTGLLLTGMVAGTVLVENVFAWPGLGTMIVQSILTKDYSVVQGIVLVYGIGVLLVNLVIDVVLALLDPRSTIREA; encoded by the coding sequence ATGGCCAGCACCACCGCCACGCAGGCGATCCTGATCAGATCCGCCCGGTCGGACAACCCGTGGGTGTCCTTCCTGGTCCGGCGCGGAGGGCAGTTCGTCCTCGCGGTGTGGGTGCTGGTCACGGCGGCCTTCCTGATGATCCATCTCGTCCCCGGCGACCCGGTGCGGGCGGCGTTGGGGATGAACGCCCCGGCCGAGCTCGTCGAGTCCCGCCGGGCGGCCCTCGGTCTCGACCAGCCGCTGCTCGTGCAGTACGTCCGTTACATCGGCGGACTGTTCACGGGCGATATGGGCACCTCGATGATCACGAGCCAGCCGGTCTCCGAGCTCATCGCGACCCGGCTCCCCGCCACGCTCCAGCTCGCGCTCCTCGCGGTGGTCCTGGTGCTGCTGATCTCGGTGCCGCTCGGGGTCACGATGGCCGTGGCCACCCGCGGCGGCCGGCGCCGTGGCCTGGAGCTGGGTTTCGCCACGGTCACGGTGATCCTCGCCGCGATCCCCGAGTTCCTGCTCGCGGTCGGCCTCGTCTACGTCTTCGCCGTCTCCCTCGGGTGGTTCCCGGTCGCCGGCAACACCGCACCGTTCGCCCTCGTGCTCCCGGTGCTGGCCCTCGCGATCGGGCCGATCGCCGTGTTCTCCCGCATCATCCGGGTCGAGGTGCTCTCGGTGCTCGGGCAGGACTTCATCCGCACCGCCCGCGCCAAGCGGCTCGCCCCGCGCCGCATCTACTCCCGGCACGCGGTCCCCAACGCCATGACCGCCACCCTCACCCTCACCGGCCTGCTGCTGACGGGCATGGTCGCCGGCACCGTCCTCGTGGAGAACGTCTTCGCCTGGCCGGGGCTCGGCACCATGATCGTGCAGTCCATCCTCACCAAGGACTACTCGGTCGTGCAGGGGATCGTGCTCGTCTACGGCATCGGCGTGCTCCTGGTGAACCTCGTCATCGACGTGGTCCTCGCCCTCCTCGATCCGCGCTCCACCATCAGGGAGGCATGA